From the Penaeus vannamei isolate JL-2024 chromosome 20, ASM4276789v1, whole genome shotgun sequence genome, the window AGCATTTGTGCGGGTATCTCTCAGCTGATGAGCTGTCCAAAAATGGATTCTATGACCCCGATGCAAAATCGCGTTTCCATACCTGTGCACTAGACTGCTACTTTCTACTCGTGCAGTTAGAGTAGCTGCTGTGAAAGTAATCTGTCAATTTCAACCGATTGCTGCCCCCTTGCACAGTTCATGTCATTCTGACAAAGTATAAAATCCGATACCCgaaatctattatttatttatttatttatttatttatttatttattgaaatttaTTGTTAGTTTGCAGGATATCAaaagaagttattaaaaaaaattatgatatttttaccAATGCCTTGCCTTAATCCATCAAAGATGCCATGGTGATCTAGATTATGATCCGTAttcagtaattaaaaaaaaattgtatcagtgatccctattgccttggcggagatatgcgctctctgagtgcttcttgttATGAAGTGTAAGTTACATGTACGGTTGTTATGTGATCTGAATGGaaagattcagaaaaaaaaaaacatccggcGCATTACCACTATTAACGCGATTGTTATTACTGCTCCAACTACTAATATGATTACTATTGATTCTGCTGCTATATTGCTGCTCCTACTTCTATTGCTATTgcagctgctactactgctgctgctgctgctgttactgctattactaatactacttgtgctgctgctactactactgctgttactgctactgctactcccgttattactattaccactgctactactactgccactactgttactactgctactactattacaactgtcattactaatattactgatactgctgctgctgttgttgctgatactgatactactacttctacaactattcGCActtctactactgttgctgctgctgctgctgctgctgctactactactactactactactactactactactactactactactactactactactactactactactactactactaccactactactactactactactactactactgttactgctactcctGTTccgctagtactactactattactactacttctactattattattactgctactcttgctactgcttctattactactgctactactactactactactgcaactactgctgctgctattactactactaccactattcctgccactaccaccaccaccactactactactgctcctgcctactatcactactagtactactactgctacctattactaataatactaataatgctgcTGCCACTGCTGttgccactaccactaccaccacaaccaccaatacTGCAGCTGCTACTTATGCAACCCCCCCTTGAGATGAGTCGTTGATGAGTACCATATAAGGTGTCAAAGTAGAGTCAAGGCAGAGGATGAAATTTAATCTTTTAAACCCAAGAATCGATATGAAGAAGACTACAGCCATTGTGTGATTTAGTTCAGACGAATTAAAACAAGATTAAATAAAAGCCCAACCGGCAAAGATACGCCAGAGAACACATCTGCTGAGGCTGGACTGCAGATGTGGGAATAGAACATGGTATCCTTTTTATGGGGTCACTATATAATATTTCAGTCCATACTCGTGATTAGTTTATTGTGGTAGAAAACAACGTCACTGAAAGATGTGTTCGTATGAGTTtgtgcagtttttttttattttttttgtatactttATAAACTGGTTTAATAGCGACAGCATTGTCGTGGTAAAAGGTCGAAATACGAATATCAAGTCAGTATTGAACGAGTGTCGTACGTGCGATTGCTAAATCATTGCATGTGTGAAGTATACCTCAGCGGGAAAAACGTATTGTTTGCATACGTTTTCGTCAACCGCGTACTGAAGTTCGATATGGATCCTCCTCAGGTACTGCTCGCGGGGAGTCTGGTGCTGAGGAAGGAGGTTCTGAGAGCACACTCGAACATGGAGAACCACCTGTCGAAGAGCTGGTGCCTCCGGACGGTGGCTGGGGTTGGCTTATTGTTCTCGCTTGTGGGATCATGCAGGTGGGTAAAAGTACTTGCAGGAATTTTCTCTATTTCGGTGACGCACTCTGTAAACATAAATCCATTTacccatctatatatttttcttcctttttttcctttctttttacatacccgaatgtgagaaaaaaaattacgcAATTGCATATAGATTTTTAACCTCCGTATCCCTGCCATAGTTCGTGCTACCGACGCTCTCCACGTGTTTCGGCCTCGTGTATGTCCGCCTCGTGTCGGCAGGATACACGAACTCCCAGGTGGCGCCCATCCCCGGCCTCTTGTATGGCCTCTCATGTCTCATCGGTGAGTACACGCCAGCTGCTCTAAGTATACTGTAGAGTGTATCTACACTAAAACACTGTATTGgctttgtaaatacacacacaaaaaaggaaaaaaaaacttactgcTGTGTTGACAGTATTTTCAGCTATTTTTTACTCTAAATCCTGCTTCAACTTTATTCCcctatttaaagaaaaaatctttattgGTCCATTAGAAAGATTATTGTACTAACAGGTCCTCTGGCCACCAGCCTCAGCCGCTACCACGGCCACCGTCGACTAAGCGTTTTTGGCGTTTGTACAATGGCCGCGGGGGTGTTTCTCTGCGCCTTCTGGGACAACCTGATTTGGTTGTACGTCTGTTTTGGAGTTGTTGGAGGTAAGAGGCATGTTTGTGAAGGGCGCGTAGGAGGGCTTGTTTGACATGAGTCGTTTCTTTTTTCCTGCAGGCCAAGAAAACTAGAGAGCTAGGAGTGAATTAGGCTTGATCGTTGCACTGATTTCAGAGGGTTTTCTCCGGGTATATTTCTAATGTAGCAAGACACGGAAGCTTTAAAGTTATGTAATATATCTGGATGTTTAGGTATAAGTAAGTCCTTGGTGATTTCGTGCACAAACTCCGTGACTCGTCGTTCCAGGCTTGGGCCGCGGCATAGCGAACCCTCAAGGCTTCATCCTGGGCCAGATGTACTTCCGCCGAAGGAGGGTGGCCGCCAACGCCCTCTCGATGCTGGGCGCCTCGCTGGGCTTCATGGTGATGCCGCCCCTCGTCAGGTTCCTCGCCAACACCTACGGCCACCGGGGCGCCCTCCTGCTGTGGTCGGCGATCCTGCTGCATGCCCTCGTGGGCGCCGCTCTCTACCAGCCGGTCGAGTGGCACTTGAAGCCCAACCCTCTGGCCAACGTTCGCCTGGTCGAGGTCAGGCCGTGCCAGGAAGAGGGCCATAATGACACAAGGGTAAATGATGCGGATGATTTTGAGGGAAAGGAATTCGGAAATGAATCGCGCGCCACAGAAGCCGAAAGCAACTTTCAAATGCATCCTCTTGACCCTCGTCCCTGCCACAGGTTCCTCGGGTCAGCCACTTCTGAGGGGGAAGCACAGGTATTTCTCGCCGAAGCAGAGGGCGAGCGCGAGGGCTGCGGCAGAAGAAGGGGAANNNNNNNNNNNNNNNNNNNNNNNNNNNNNNNNNNNNNNNNNNNNNNNNNNNNNNNNNNNNNNNNNNNNNNNNNNNNNNNNNNNNNNNNNNNNNNNNNNNNNNNNNNNNNNNNNNNNNNNNNNNNNNNNNNNNNNNNNNNNNNNNNNNNNNNNNNNNNNNNNNNNNNNNNNNNNNNNNNNNNNNNNNNNNNNNNNNNNNNNNNNNNNNNNNNNNNNNNNNNNNNNNNNNNNNNNNNNNNNNNNNNNNNNNNNNNNNNNNNNNNNNNNNNNNNNNNNNNNNNNNNNNNNNNNNNNNNNNNNNNNNNNNNNNNNNNNNNNNNNNNNNNNNNNNNNNNNNNNNNNNNNNNNNNNNNNNNNNNNNNNNNNNNNNNNNNNNNNNNNNNNNNNNNNNNNNNNNNNNNNNNNNNNNNNNNNNNNNNNNNNNNNNNNNNNNNNNNNNNNNNNNNNNNNNNNNNNNNNNNNNNNNNNNNNNNNNNNNNNNNNNNNNNNNNNNNNNNNNNNatgcgtgtacgcgtgtgtgtgtgtgtgtgtatgtgtgtgtgtgtgtgtgtgtgtgtgtgtgtgtgtgtgtgtgtgtgtgtgtgtgtgtgtgtgtgtgtgtgtgtgtgtgtgtgtgtgtgcgcatgtgtgtgtgtgtgtgtgtgtgtgtgtgtgtgtgtgtgtgtgtgtgtgtgtgtgtgtgtgtgtgtgtgtgtgtgtgtgtgtgtgtgtgtgtatgtgtatgtgtatgtgtgtgtgtgtgtgtgtgtgtgtgtgtgtgtgtgtgtgtgtatgtgtgtgtgtgtgtgtgtgtgtgtgtgtgtgtgtgtgtgtgtgtgtgtgtgtgtgtgtgtgtgtgtgtgtgtgtgtgtgtgtgtgtatgtgtgtgtgtatgtgtgtgtgtatgtgtgtgtgtgtgtgtgtgtgtgtgtgtgtgtatgtgtgtgcgcgtgtgtgcgtgtctctgtgcgtgtctctgtgcgtgtgcgtgggtgtgggtgcgagtgcgggtgcgagtgcgtgtgcagGTGTGTCTGTGCCTATaagcatgtgtatatgcgtgtgtatatgtgcatttataagtatgagtataggtgtatataaggatatatgtactgtatacgaatgcttatatgcgtgtgtctatgtgtatgtgtgtggctatatgtgtgtgtatctgggtgagtatctgtgtgtctgtgtgtatctgtgtgtctgtgtgtatctgtgtgtcagtgtgtatctgtgtgtctgtgtgtatctgtgtgtcagtgtgtatctgtgtgcgtaagtgtatacgtgcatgtgtgcgtgtacgtgtgttcaGTTGTGTAAGCACATTATAATAATCTCAAGCCCTCTTATCCAATTGCAAATAAAGTCAAACCCTGAGTCACACGcggtagatggaggaggaagacccAAAAGCAAACCAAGGAATAAAGCTTCCAAAAAGGCCCCTTAAACCCCCAAACACATCCCAAAGGTCAGCGCAGCGAAGGACTTTTCCGGGACAAACGAGGAGCCGTTTACCTTTCGGGGAGAAGAAGGACGTGAAGCCCATCACCTCCTTCAGGCGCTCCATCTCCGGCGTCAGCTCTTCTGcaatgtgaatttttttttttttttttttaataagctgAAAattacgtgcgcacacacacacacacacacacacacatacacacacacacacacacatacacacacacacacacacacacacacacacatacacacacacaccaccactaccaccaccaacaacaacaacaaataaaagtatgGACAAAATATCTCAAAATATCCTGccataccca encodes:
- the LOC113809798 gene encoding monocarboxylate transporter 14 (The sequence of the model RefSeq protein was modified relative to this genomic sequence to represent the inferred CDS: added 206 bases not found in genome assembly); this encodes MRYWYTLHETVDRVCAYNEGMTTALNSLPGRNSGDASLWRTTPGRFVHLLRAVGRLQAMGTARGESGAEEGGSESTLEHGEPPVEELVPPDGGWGWLIVLACGIMQFVLPTLSTCFGLVYVRLVSAGYTNSQVAPIPGLLYGLSCLIGPLATSLSRYHGHRRLSVFGVCTMAAGVFLCAFWDNLIWLYVCFGVVGGLGRGIANPQGFILGQMYFRRRRVAANALSMLGASLGFMVMPPLVRFLANTYGHRGALLLWSAILLHALVGAALYQPVEWHLKPNPLANVRLVEVRPCQEEGHNDTRVNDADDFEGKEFGNESRATEAESNFQMHPLDPRPCHRFLGSATSEGEAQVFLAEAEGEREGCGRRRVNSVSRTSLRSSLYSSSEVVDQLSSAFSLEAEKLKGSNGNIAEKCDKMPEESQSITLCGIRFPRFSDII